In Papaver somniferum cultivar HN1 chromosome 9, ASM357369v1, whole genome shotgun sequence, the genomic stretch aacggatccacttccttcatcatggaagcatgggtttctgacggttatacgttactccactcttccatcacccaaacgttcccacttcctacgagaccagggtacgtttcaatatgacttgtataaataggcttcacatatttccaccaaacaacaagtttttggtcggcagcaacatagtatccagaaatcaccaagaactgatagcttttcactctgcaagccatttccactttctgatacaagtcataaagcaagccacatcttcagaattaaccattctggtctcaacactctcttcgcttccctccctaagaccaacccttctccttcactttgtgaccgaagcaagcctggaacggccatttcttggtttaggccaggattatacaaattgatctctcgaatcaaaagtactcccgggcagtgcattgtttagggattcgtttctcatccacacacccaaaattaccaaaatcagcataaacagttttcacccacaaacagagaGGATATGATCAGGATTCCACTTCTTATATTGTTGTAACAAACTTATGTAAAAAAACTAAGACATCAAGATGTATTGATTAGAAAGAAATCCATCAAATCAATATAAACGAAAAATTCAACTTCTTTCGATCGCGATAGTTAACGCTTCTTATGATATATGTAGTTTGCATTACGGGAGTTACTTCAACTTTTCCCGATTATGGTTTAAAGGAATAAATTTTTGATCTAGATATATTTGGATGCGATTCCCAACTAAACTCAATATAATAGATCTTGGGAATTCCATATATTTAGAGATTCTTCAGATTTTTTCTCCTGCCGGAATAAAAAAATACCGATGCGGAAATTTAAAATCTTCAAGTCTCTCTTAAAAAAGATACAGCAGCTAAAAGATCGCCACAAACATTAAGTCAATAAAGATCGACAGTTAACTCAGGTTAACACTAGAGTTTGGTGAGATCACAGTCATTGAAATTGTGTGGCCAGGGAGCTGCTAGATCATGTTTGCTCTAGCACTGCTAGAGCAAAATATTTTTCTCTATTCTTGATTTGGTGACCTATAAAAGAACTCTGTGTACCTTGAGTTCGCCTAGAACACCCCAAATTTAACATTAAATCGTGTTTAGATTATgttagattttaaaaatatatttgttACCGCCGCTCTCAAGGGCAATGAACAATTAATTGGGGATACAtgaattaattgggggatatttcACTGTAGCTGTCGGCAGTCCATCGACCATGCCAGTTTCATTGAAAAACCACGCCggcagcaaaaataaaaaatatcccATCATTAATTTATGTATCCCCAATTGCGTGTTCACGGCGATATCCTCCTCGTTTTTTTTAACAATCATCAAGTATATAAAAAGAATCTTAATTATTACCAAAAGAATAATTTTAACAATTTATTACATTGCCTATATGCCAACGCAGCCAACCTATAACGGCTAGCAAGCACTAATAATAACAATTAATTACATGCCAAATGTGTAACCATCTTCTTTCCGACACGTTTTTCCCTCTTATTTGATCTCTTTTCAAACAAGAGCCGTACAGATTTATTTCTTAAAatacataagaaaacaaaaatcttccTCTCATCAAACCCTGTAATACCGCCCATTTCTTCTCGCCATGGGAGAAGAAGATAGAGGAAGCTATGGCGGAGCTTACGCGGCACCACCATTAGTTTCACTATCCTCATTTTTCTCaccttcttctacttcttattcTTCACGCCGATTATCAAGCAATTTCAGTGAACCGAATCGTCCGATCCGTTCAGCTAGAAGACTCTCATGGGTAAATTTACAAGGTCGACTTGTTAATGCAGAAGAATCAAGTTCTTCTAAAGCCATTGGAGGTTCATTGAGTAAAGAAGAAGGCTTAGCTTGGGATCTATTTAGTCCCATTCGTAGAATTTTAATTGTTGCCGTTGTCGCTGTTGCTTCTGCGGATTTAAAGAAATCTCGCCAGATTTGGAAGCTTAAAAAAGCCATTTATAAGAGGGTTAGTATAAATCATCCTGtttataatttgtttttggtttaattttTGTTTAGGTATTGATTTTGTATGTAttttgtagattagggtttatggaaatgaaatTCTCGTTTGGGCTATTTTAGAGTTAGTAAAGGACCAATTGAttttataattaaaaatatttgaaACCTGTTTGAGCAGCCGTTACAACATTGTTGTTTATTTGCTGCACAAACACAGATACTAATTTGCTCATCTGCAGTTGATGTTTTCTTTTTACCCTTATTAATTTATGAATACGGCTTTTTAATCTGGGTTTCTTATAAAATTCTATTTACCCTAGACTATTTGTACTCTTTTGATCTTCATTGCATGATGATTTTCATCTCTACAAATTTCCCTGTCTTACCtctatttttttgttttcctcatttgaCATCTTTTAATTTCATGTCCAATCAGTGGTAAATTTTCAAGTGTTTGGGATGAAGCTGAATTTTACGTTTTCTTTCACTTGCAGGATCAGGTGTTGCTAAGCATGCAGGAGAAGCTGGATAATCTATGTGAGCAGGTGACTACGACGAAGGACCAGGGTGACATTGAGGAAGATGTTTCATTCACAAAAATTGAAGAAATTCCATTCAATAAGGTCATAAAACTGGAACAAAGCATTATTCCTGCCTGCGGATGTCGTCCTTGTGGTCATCATCAGGATTTCTCAAACGGGTTGACGGTAAAGAAATTATTTGTGGAAACTGCTTAATGTTGTGATATGAAATTATGAATGTTAGGTGATCTCACTGTTTgtgtttttcattttcttataATATGTTTATAGAAAGACTTTGGCGAGAAACCAATTGGTGGAGATGAAATGTTCAAGTTCAAACCAGTCATAGGTGGGGCAGAGCAAGAGGAACGCCGCATGTCTGATCTATCTGATTGGGGTTCGAGTGTCACATCTGCTGCAGATATCCAGGTAAGAAAAGGCTTCCACGATTGTTTAAGGTTTGGGTTTTATTACTGGACTCATATTTCTTAGGTATGTAGAGAATGGTCTAAGGGGAAGCTTAGGCTGCAATAGACCATTAGCTTGTGGTGTCCTGTTGCAAATTCTTAATCGACTTTAGTCTTGACTCTTTCATATATGATCAGGTTCAACCACTTCTTGTTTGTTAATTATATTTATATGTCAATGTACTCGTCTTCTACTTCTGCATGTTCAACTTTGTTATGTCTCATTGAGCACAATTTGTTCCTAGACCATCAATCATCTGCATAAGAACTTGAGAAGTTGTGATGTTCATCCACAAATAGATAATAGATTCAGTTATGAACGGTGCTGTTATTGGATCTGATTGTTACAGTATAGCAAAATATTCTCACACATGATACTAGACAAAAAAAAGTAACGATAACAACATAGATCTTGCTGATATTTACCTAGTTCAACACTAAGATTTAGGGATATGCTTAACGACCAGATCTTGTTTTGACAGAGATTTCATAACTTGACTCCACCTTATCAACATGCACTACTAGTAACATGTTAAGATTAAGAATCTACATCTCATCTTCGAGATGATTAATGCAATTGAGAAGCAGAGTTGCATTGGAAATCTGTCATGCCACAACTTTTATAAGAAATGAGGGTTATTTATTATGTAGTACCTTTCTACATTTGCTTGCATTGATCTAATGTTACTACCAAGGTTGTGAGCACAGTAGACTACTGGATATTACCTTGGAATCTGTATGTCGATTAATAAAGAAAAAGTATGCTGTTTTACAAACTTGGAAACCTGTGTTTATAACGAAAAGTGTTAAACGTTTTACAGCTTAGTTCGCTAGCATTAGAGCAAGATATCTATAATCTTCAAAGAGAATGCGAAGAAAAAGACACAACCATAAAGGAGTTAGCATCTATAGTTAATGCAGTTGATGCTACTGGTTCAAAGGTACCTTCTTCATTTAAATGTTTAATAACAAGAACACAATTTTCAGTTAAAAGAGAGTTGTTGAAGATATATGGTCCATCGCTTAATAAGATCATTCTTCTATCTCCTTTGTAACAGAGAATCTCAGAGTTGGAAGATGTCATACGAAGGAAAAACTTGACAATTTCAAAGCTGAAGAAGGACATGGCCGTTCTGGAGCAGCAGGTACTCATCTCTCACCAATTTCTCTATTTTCTATTTGAGAAATGAAAATCTTTTGGATCATCAGTATCCTAATGAGTAAAATTAAAATGTCTTCTAGGTTGTTCACCTTACCAGACTTCGAAGACCTTCTTCCTCTGCATTAACATTGAAAGTTAGTCAGCTACCAGTAATGGCAGATAATCTCCTATACGACATGAGCTCTTCTAGTCCATCTTCATCAGATTCTGATACCCCTGTTGAGAATCCACCACGGCCTTCAGTTTCTCAAGAACGAAGTGAAATTACTCCTCCAATTTGTCGAAATGTTCTTGTGCAGACAGAtactcaaacaccttcttcagcAAAACCATATTTATCTTTAACGAAGTCAACTAATAAATCTCCGAAGCTTCAATCTGTTAGCCCTCTCACTGAGAATTCTATGAATCAGAGATCCGATTCTAAATTGTTGGTTAGTAATGAAATGCGAACGAGTGGGGATCAGAAAAGGAATAGGAGACGTTTTCAGCAACCTGGTTCAGCAAAGAGATGGGTTTAGCAAGTGGCTTAATATATAATCATTTCCTTTAGCAAGAGTTGGGTTTAGTATTTGCTCAAATTCATGAGCAAATACTGTAGGTTGGCAGTAAAGAGTTATCATTTTCTATAACTTATTATTGTCTTGTTTTTGTTCTCAGGGTTAACAGAAAGTTAATTTATAGGGTATAAATGAGCAGTATGAGTCCAAGACTATAGGCGGAGAGACGATAATCAACCAAGAGTATTATTGGCTACTTGCACTTTTGAAAGCCTCTCGGAGAAAGCTTCGTGACGTTGTGTTATTTGTAGCCTTTAATCAGAACAACGATCAAGCTGTAAAAGAGGAAGAAAAATGTAGAGGAACCCTCTCAATGATGTAATTCCATCATAAATGTTACTTATATAAATTTATTTCAGTAATTTTCTTTTTGGTACAAGTTGAGTTCAGTGCCAATGACCTCTTACCATGCTATCAGTTCAATGATATATGACTTGCTGGCATTTTCCTGTTACATGATCCTTCCGTTTACCAGTGAGTCATACAACTTCTTAGATTCACTACCATCAAGTGTTGGATTTTGAGCTTAAAATCCTGAACTAACATTGTAGTAGCTAAAAATCTAACTACCCATCTCAGACCATTACCATGATGTGAACATCAAACTCAAACAATCATACACATAACAACAAATAAAGAGCAACATCACACAAAAGTTTACCTGGTTCTGCATGATTACCTACATTCACGAGAGAAAAAAACTCGTTCTTATTAAGTAAAAATGGGTtacatatattattttttttgacgtcaaagagcaaattttattgaaaaaagtaGTGATAAAGAAACCAAAAATAAATTACATGGATCTGTGTATAACGACATCCCAATTACAAATAAGAGAGGTAAAACTTTCAAAAATATTTGTATGTAAAATCCAATTGAACAACAATGACTTGACCTCCATCATAATCTGATTAGTAGATCTACTCAATTTATGATAGTATCTATTGTTTCTTTCCTTCCACATACTCCACCAAATGGCAAACGGCAAATACCCCACAATCTTTTAAGACTTTTCTTAGCTTTCTTGTTCTTCCACTTCCACAGAGTTTTTCTATTGTAACTTGCAAAAACCCAACTAGTTCAAAACTATTCATAAAATACGACCATACCTCAAAAGTTGTTTTGCAATGTAGAAATAAGTGAGCATTAGTCTCCTCATGCACACCACACAACAAACAATTTGCATTCTGTACCATTCTTGCATTATACAATTGATCCAAAGTGGGGGCTCCATTATAACATATaacaaaaaatgatactttcaagGGTACCTTTGGATTCCAAAGTTGCTTATCTGGAGACGATATAAAACCTTTTGTTTCAAGAGTCGAGTATGCAGAAGCAACGGAAAATGCTTTTCCATTGCCATACCTCCAATGTCAATCATCTCTAGCAGTTATATCAAGAGTGGAATTAGGGTCGCCTATCACCCGTAATAACTGAATTACCTCCTGCACTTCTGATTCATTCAAAGCTCTGACAAACTGCAAATTCCATGCTCCTTGTTCTGAAACCATCTCATGCACAGTGAGTTTTTACCTTTTCAAATTCTAAATAACGAAGGAAATCTCACCCTTAAAGTTTGTTCACCTATCCGTATATCATCCCAAAAATATACACCAACACCATCCTTTAAAATCAAAGAAGTACCAGATTTGACGAAGTCTCTAGCTTTAAGAATTCTCATCCAAAGACTTCGACCAATAGTTCTTTTAGAATGATTAGGAAATAACGCTTCATGTACTCCACCAATTTTTCGCGCTATTATTCAACTCCGCAAGGCATATTTCTCACTTCCATATTGCCAAATCCATTTCGCATGAAGAGCCTTATTGAAAAGCTGCAACTTCTTTATCCCTGCACCACCTCTGGATTTTGGCAAGTTTGATTTAGACCACGAGACCCAACTCCTTTTCATGACTGTTGAATTCGAGCCCCACAGAAAACTCCGCATAACCTATCAAGTTCTTTAGCTACAGTGCTTGGAATTTGAAACATGGTCATATAATACACCGAAAGACTAGATAACACGCTTTGAATCATCACTAACCTCTGCCTCTTTGATAAGTGTGTCCTTTTCCAGCCCGATaacttttgttggaatttttgaatcaCTTCATTCCCAACGATTCTGCACTTTGACTTGCTTCCCAGTTGAATCCCCAGATAGTTCATTGGTAAATTAGTTGAAGAACACCTAAAAATGTCAGCACAAACATCACCATTATATAAATGTCCAAGCCCAACAATTGTGCTTTTCCTGTAGTTTACTTTGAGACTAGAGATTGTTTCAAAAGCCATAAGAATACTCTTCAAGTTCTGAACCTGAGTTTCATTATCATCTAGAAACacaataatatcatcagcaaaatgaAGTTGACTTATCATTGTACCCTGCTCCGCTACTTTGAAACCAGAGATTAAAACTTGATTCGTCGCTGACTTAAACATCAAAGAAAGCACCTCAGCaactaaaatgaacaaaaatggcGATATCCGATCTCCTTGTCTGATTCCCTTCTGACTTCTAAACAATTTAGTTGCTTCACCCTTGAGTATAACAACGAATCTAGGTGTTGTAATACACCATTTAATCCAACTCCTCCATTTATAACCAAAACCAAATCTCGCAAGCGTAGTATCCACACATCCCCAATTTACATTATCAAATGATTTTTCAAAATCCACCTTGCATATGATACCAGTTTCTTGAGATCTCAACCTAGAGTCAATAAGTTATGAAGCAATTAGTATTCCATCATATATCTGCCCGCTATGTATCAAAGCACCCTGAAATTCTATTATGATAGAAGGCATCACCACTTTCTTCCTTTCTTCTAGAAATTTCGAAATAATCTTATATACGCTACCAATTAAAATTATGGGTCTAAAATTGTGAAGAGACGCAACTCCTTTACATTTAGGTATTAACGTTATATCGGTGCAGTTGATTCTCCAGTCTAGAGAATGATTAGTCTCAAAATTCTTTAATCACCTGCATAAGATCAACCTTAATCACTTCCCACGCATACTTATAAAATTCCATTGTAAATCCGTCTGGACCCGGGCTTTTATTCACCCCAAAATGATCTATCACTTGTTTTACTTCTTATTCACTGAATTCCTTTTCTAGTGTAACACTTTCCATAACATAGATAGATGGCATCTCAAGATCATCAAAACCAGGCCTGGACTTATGATTCTCTGTGAAAAGCGAAGAATAGGATGATTCTGCCTCCTGAGCAATTCTCTGCCTATCAAAGCAAAGTCTTCCATCGATATTTAAGCAATTG encodes the following:
- the LOC113308519 gene encoding uncharacterized protein LOC113308519 — protein: MGEEDRGSYGGAYAAPPLVSLSSFFSPSSTSYSSRRLSSNFSEPNRPIRSARRLSWVNLQGRLVNAEESSSSKAIGGSLSKEEGLAWDLFSPIRRILIVAVVAVASADLKKSRQIWKLKKAIYKRDQVLLSMQEKLDNLCEQVTTTKDQGDIEEDVSFTKIEEIPFNKVIKLEQSIIPACGCRPCGHHQDFSNGLTKDFGEKPIGGDEMFKFKPVIGGAEQEERRMSDLSDWGSSVTSAADIQLSSLALEQDIYNLQRECEEKDTTIKELASIVNAVDATGSKRISELEDVIRRKNLTISKLKKDMAVLEQQVVHLTRLRRPSSSALTLKVSQLPVMADNLLYDMSSSSPSSSDSDTPVENPPRPSVSQERSEITPPICRNVLVQTDTQTPSSAKPYLSLTKSTNKSPKLQSVSPLTENSMNQRSDSKLLVSNEMRTSGDQKRNRRRFQQPGSAKRWV